The following are encoded in a window of Gossypium raimondii isolate GPD5lz chromosome 13, ASM2569854v1, whole genome shotgun sequence genomic DNA:
- the LOC128036072 gene encoding uncharacterized protein LOC128036072 — translation MAAGAADGIFWSLYEGCISGNEIGIERRPYHKNCRCALHDKSRGNCPRSIAKSNNVSYPMRRAWSEGCLMMTAAASSSCHSSPSSLPAWAGKHHLGPSKEEDEIDLLGNGKIVKMNTNLIE, via the coding sequence ATGGCCGCCGGAGCTGCCGATGGAATTTTCTGGTCGCTTTACGAAGGGTGCATATCCGGCAACGAAATCGGCATCGAGCGCCGGCCGTACCACAAGAACTGCCGCTGCGCACTCCACGATAAGTCGCGAGGGAACTGTCCTCGCTCAATCGCTAAAAGCAATAACGTATCGTATCCCATGAGGAGAGCGTGGAGTGAAGGATGCTTGATGATGACGGCGGCCGCTTCGTCTTCTTGCCATTCGTCACCTTCTTCGTTGCCGGCTTGGGCCGGGAAGCACCACTTGGGACCGTCTAAAGAAGAGGACGAAATTGATCTGCTgggaaatggtaaaattgtgaaaatgaatacgaatttaattgaatga